From a region of the Pseudanabaena sp. ABRG5-3 genome:
- a CDS encoding TldD/PmbA family protein, translated as MIRHLEEQNLEHAFYQLADRLIDSLHAGEHLTINLDSERSQFTRFNNAKVRQSGVVADGNVTISLIYNQREAYAEFPFTGDREIDLTYATASLNYLRQEVAQIPENPYLVIPENQGSSREVYQGNLLPPEEAIATILAPINQIDFTGFYASGSIIRASANSAGQRHWFATDSFFVDYSMFVQTNSGEKAVKGIYAGKDWHTEDYQAQIARSQQQSIALQRPSKTIARGQYRTYFAPAASSELLSFLAWSVGEASFQQGSSALLKLKNQERILSPLLSLSENFSYGNVPRFNNLGEVAPEYLPIINNGKLVNSLVSSRSAKEYGKEANGASGGESMRSPEVGAGNLAEANILQQLDTGLYLSNLHYLNWSDRTGGRITGMTRYACFWVEDGEFISPIENLRFDDSIYDFLGDNLEDLTNFREFIPDTGTYEKRSLGGILVPGMLARKFTFTL; from the coding sequence ATGATCAGACACTTGGAAGAACAAAATCTGGAACACGCATTTTATCAACTTGCCGATCGCCTGATTGATAGTCTTCATGCAGGTGAACATCTAACTATTAATTTAGATAGTGAGCGTAGCCAGTTCACAAGGTTTAATAATGCGAAGGTTCGTCAATCAGGGGTTGTTGCTGATGGGAACGTGACAATTTCCCTGATTTACAATCAACGGGAAGCCTATGCTGAGTTCCCATTTACAGGCGATCGCGAAATTGACTTGACCTATGCTACGGCAAGTCTCAACTATTTACGCCAAGAAGTTGCCCAGATTCCTGAAAATCCCTATCTAGTCATACCTGAAAATCAGGGTTCGAGTCGTGAAGTCTATCAAGGTAATTTGCTACCACCCGAAGAAGCGATCGCCACAATTCTCGCACCCATAAATCAAATCGACTTTACTGGATTCTATGCTTCAGGGTCGATCATCCGTGCTAGTGCCAATTCCGCAGGTCAGAGGCATTGGTTTGCCACGGATTCCTTTTTCGTCGATTATTCAATGTTTGTCCAGACCAATTCGGGAGAGAAAGCGGTCAAGGGTATTTATGCAGGTAAAGATTGGCATACTGAAGATTACCAAGCACAAATTGCGCGATCGCAACAACAATCAATCGCCTTGCAGAGACCTAGTAAAACTATAGCGCGTGGACAATATCGTACTTACTTTGCCCCTGCTGCATCCTCAGAACTATTGAGCTTTTTGGCTTGGAGTGTGGGAGAAGCTAGTTTTCAACAGGGTAGTAGCGCTCTTTTAAAATTAAAAAATCAAGAGCGGATACTCTCACCATTGCTATCCCTGAGTGAAAATTTTAGCTATGGCAATGTTCCACGGTTCAATAATTTAGGAGAAGTTGCACCTGAATATTTACCCATTATTAACAATGGCAAGTTAGTTAATAGTCTGGTTAGTTCGCGCAGTGCTAAGGAATATGGCAAAGAAGCCAATGGTGCAAGCGGGGGTGAGTCGATGCGATCACCTGAAGTTGGCGCAGGAAATCTTGCTGAAGCAAATATTCTCCAACAATTAGATACGGGACTTTATCTATCAAACCTCCATTATTTAAACTGGAGCGATCGCACAGGCGGTCGAATCACAGGCATGACTCGTTACGCTTGCTTCTGGGTAGAAGATGGCGAATTTATCTCCCCAATTGAGAATTTGCGATTTGATGACAGTATTTATGACTTTTTGGGAGATAATCTCGAAGATTTGACTAATTTTCGAGAATTTATTCCTGATACTGGTACTTACGAAAAGCGATCATTGGGAGGCATTCTTGTACCTGGAATGTTAGCGAGAAAATTTACTTTTACCTTGTAA
- a CDS encoding EAL domain-containing protein encodes MIAIKTLKSRWAKLPRKIQQWGGFLLSSGSVYLLIFGLRWLGWLQPSEWAAFDLFIQLRPVEPVDERIIIVGVQESDIRYLGKWPVSDLVLAKILNKIRVQQPKVIGLDLYRDIPVGEGYAELEQVFKTTPNLIGIEKSIGDRFNTVIAPPPTLKALGQVAANDVIVDPDGRLRRALLYPMPAGNEGIPSLGLAVALAYLKEKGIEPQSSTGGYLQLGKTIFKPLESSDGSYVRTDAGGYQILMNYHGSSLKFRQVSLEDVLENRIPANLMRDRIVLIGAQTPSLNDIFYTPYSSNFIASPTQISGVEFQANIIKMVVGSVLEDRPLIKVWTDVWEELWIAGWAIIGSAIVAICATRRFLLLVSSVLFFAVVLIGSTYLLFLAGWWIPFAPCVLTYTVSMLVMQSYVYVARLRELNAALSDSIELLAHDASHDALTGLPNRNLFMDRVEHAIKYSKRHPSYLFAIFFIDLDRFKMINDSLGHNVGDLFLQEIAKLLQSCLRSIDTVARIGGDEFTILIDDIQDVSEALIVADRILNRFLSPVMINGEAIYPSASIGIVINTQDYNSCVDLLRDADIAMYRAKDLGKGRYTLFDQEMYEQTLRLTQLESELHYALEHQEFELYYQPIVSLKNERLTGFEALIRWKNPKRGFISPIEFIPLAEDTGLIVAVGDWVMQEACQQLQDWLHKFPEAANLKMSINLASHQIRESDLLDKLDLILSKTGIDGNSIRLEITESTLMDQSEQTINKLSQLRARNIQLSIDDFGQGYSSLSYLHRFPINILKIDRAFVNQMTDGGENIEIVRTITVLAHTLNMSVVAEGVETQQQADILKGLGCEFGQGYLFSRPLTAADAEMAIAKSVSLSQVS; translated from the coding sequence ATGATTGCTATTAAGACCTTGAAGTCCAGATGGGCGAAGTTACCACGAAAAATCCAACAATGGGGAGGATTTTTGCTGTCGAGTGGTAGTGTCTATCTATTAATATTTGGGCTGCGTTGGTTAGGCTGGTTGCAGCCTAGTGAATGGGCTGCCTTTGACTTATTTATCCAGCTTCGACCTGTTGAGCCAGTAGATGAAAGAATTATTATTGTTGGCGTACAGGAGTCAGATATTCGGTATCTGGGAAAATGGCCAGTTTCTGACCTTGTGCTAGCAAAGATTTTAAACAAAATTCGTGTCCAACAGCCTAAAGTTATTGGACTAGATTTATATCGAGATATTCCTGTGGGGGAGGGATACGCGGAGTTAGAACAGGTTTTTAAAACTACACCAAATCTCATTGGTATTGAAAAGAGCATTGGCGATCGCTTTAATACCGTGATTGCCCCACCTCCTACTTTAAAAGCTTTAGGGCAGGTCGCAGCCAATGATGTGATTGTCGATCCTGATGGGAGGTTGCGGCGGGCTTTACTCTACCCGATGCCCGCAGGTAATGAGGGGATACCCAGTCTAGGTTTAGCTGTTGCTCTAGCCTATTTAAAGGAAAAAGGTATTGAACCGCAGTCTTCAACAGGGGGATATTTACAACTTGGGAAAACTATTTTTAAGCCTTTAGAAAGTAGCGATGGTAGCTATGTCCGCACCGATGCGGGAGGCTATCAAATTCTCATGAATTATCATGGATCATCACTTAAATTTCGCCAAGTTTCCCTTGAGGATGTTTTAGAAAATCGAATTCCTGCTAATTTAATGCGCGATCGCATCGTCTTAATTGGTGCTCAAACCCCCAGCCTGAACGACATTTTCTATACCCCCTATAGCAGTAATTTCATTGCCTCGCCAACTCAAATTTCAGGGGTGGAGTTTCAAGCAAATATTATCAAAATGGTTGTGGGTTCGGTTTTAGAAGATCGTCCCCTCATTAAAGTCTGGACAGATGTTTGGGAAGAGCTATGGATTGCGGGTTGGGCAATTATTGGATCAGCGATCGTGGCAATATGCGCGACTAGGCGCTTTTTACTGCTAGTTAGCTCAGTATTATTCTTTGCAGTTGTTTTAATCGGCAGCACCTATTTATTATTCCTTGCAGGTTGGTGGATACCATTTGCGCCATGTGTATTAACTTATACCGTTTCTATGCTCGTAATGCAGAGTTACGTCTACGTTGCGAGACTGCGGGAACTAAATGCAGCCCTATCGGATTCGATCGAGTTACTGGCCCATGACGCTTCCCATGACGCACTTACGGGGCTTCCCAATCGCAACCTCTTTATGGATCGTGTAGAACATGCGATCAAATACAGCAAACGTCATCCCAGTTATCTATTTGCGATCTTTTTCATTGACTTAGACCGTTTCAAAATGATTAACGATAGTCTGGGGCATAATGTTGGCGATCTATTTTTACAAGAGATTGCTAAGCTTTTACAAAGCTGCTTGCGGTCTATTGATACCGTTGCGCGGATTGGTGGAGATGAATTCACGATTCTCATTGATGATATTCAAGATGTTAGTGAAGCATTGATTGTTGCCGATCGCATTCTCAACAGATTTCTCTCACCTGTCATGATCAATGGAGAAGCAATTTACCCTAGTGCCAGTATTGGCATTGTGATCAATACCCAAGATTACAATAGTTGCGTGGATTTGCTCAGAGATGCAGATATCGCCATGTATCGCGCCAAAGATCTTGGCAAGGGGCGCTATACCCTATTCGATCAGGAGATGTATGAACAAACCCTCCGCTTGACGCAACTAGAGAGTGAATTACATTATGCGTTAGAGCATCAAGAGTTTGAGCTTTACTATCAACCCATTGTCTCATTAAAAAATGAACGCTTGACTGGATTTGAGGCGTTAATTCGTTGGAAAAATCCCAAACGAGGCTTTATTTCGCCGATAGAATTCATTCCCCTTGCTGAAGATACGGGATTAATCGTGGCGGTTGGTGATTGGGTAATGCAGGAGGCATGTCAACAACTACAAGATTGGCTCCATAAATTCCCTGAAGCTGCCAATTTGAAGATGAGTATCAATTTAGCTAGCCATCAAATTCGCGAATCAGATTTATTAGATAAATTAGATCTAATTCTCTCTAAAACTGGGATTGATGGAAACTCCATCCGTTTAGAAATTACGGAAAGCACCTTAATGGATCAGAGTGAGCAGACGATTAATAAACTTTCCCAACTAAGAGCCAGAAACATTCAGCTTAGTATTGATGATTTTGGACAGGGATATTCTTCTCTAAGCTATTTACATCGCTTTCCCATTAACATTCTCAAAATTGATCGCGCTTTTGTGAACCAAATGACCGATGGCGGTGAGAATATCGAAATTGTACGAACGATTACGGTACTTGCCCATACGTTAAATATGAGTGTGGTTGCTGAAGGCGTGGAAACTCAGCAGCAGGCTGACATTTTAAAGGGATTGGGTTGTGAGTTTGGACAGGGTTATTTATTCTCTAGACCTTTGACTGCTGCCGATGCGGAAATGGCGATCGCGAAGAGTGTTAGTTTATCTCAGGTAAGCTAA